The Alicyclobacillus macrosporangiidus CPP55 genome segment AGACGCACCGCCCTCGCCGTGAACGGAGCCGGGTGATGTCCGCCCGCCGCCTGGGGACGTCTCCTCAGACCGGATGAACCACACCGCAAGGACTGCGCAGACGACACAAAGAGCCGCAACGGCGGCAAACATCCAGACACGGGGCAAAGTCATGAGGTACGTGATCGCCGGCGGGCCGGCTGCGACGCCGAGGAAACGGACGCTTCCGTAGAAGCTGGTCACCACGCCCCGCAGGGCGCTGTCCACCGCCGAGGTGATCAACATGTTCAGGCTCGGCAGTACGCATCCGGTTCCCAGGGCAGAGAGGGACAACAGGCAAACCAGCGGCCAAGCCCGCTGTGCCAGCGATCCACACGCCACCAGGCTGGCGGCCATGCTGCACAGTCCTCCGATGAGCATCCATTTCATCCGGCGCCGGCGCCTCCGGATGATGATGCCCGCAGCCACCGAAGTGAGGGTCAAGACGCCCAGCGGGATCGCCAGGATCAACCCCTTGCGGAGGCCGTCGATGCCGTATTGCTTCTCCAGCAGCTCCGATAGGTAAAACAGGACGCCGAACAAGGTGAACAGGGCGGTGGCGCCGCACAGGTAGGTGACGGACAACCAGCGGCCTTCCCGCCGGAAGACCTGCAGTAGATTGCTGAAATAGGAGCGCCCTTCTGCGCCGCCATCCGTGCGGCTGGCCGCGGGTTCACCCTTCCGTGAAGGGACCAGCCACCAAATCGCGGCTGCCAGTGGCAGACAGAGGACCGGAAACACAAAAAAGACTGCAAACCACGCCAACAACCCGACCGCCGCGCCGACGATGGGGCTGACCACTTTGCCAAAGGCGTTGCCTGCTTCATTGATGCCGAGCACGCGCGCCCGTTCGGCACCCTGAAACAGATCGCCGACGAGTGCCATGGCGATGGGCGCGGTGCCCGCGGCGCCGAGCCCTTGGATCACGCGGCCCGCCAGGACGAAAGGGTACGGACGAGGCAGGAACCAGCTGGCCAGCCCGGCCATCAGACCGCCCGCGCCGAACACCAACAGGGCCGGGGCGATCACCGCCTTGCGTCCAAATCGGTCGGAGAGCATGCCGGCGAAGGGAATGACCACGCCGGCCGGCAAAGAGAACAGGGTGATCACCAGGCTGATTTGGAGCCGGCTCACCTGCATGCGATTCGCCATCTCCGGCAGGCCAGGGATCAGTACAGAATTGCCGAGCACCATCAACCAGGGGACCAGACTGAGGAGGATCGCCGGTGTCCA includes the following:
- a CDS encoding MFS transporter; its protein translation is MRHTSNWTPAILLSLVPWLMVLGNSVLIPGLPEMANRMQVSRLQISLVITLFSLPAGVVIPFAGMLSDRFGRKAVIAPALLVFGAGGLMAGLASWFLPRPYPFVLAGRVIQGLGAAGTAPIAMALVGDLFQGAERARVLGINEAGNAFGKVVSPIVGAAVGLLAWFAVFFVFPVLCLPLAAAIWWLVPSRKGEPAASRTDGGAEGRSYFSNLLQVFRREGRWLSVTYLCGATALFTLFGVLFYLSELLEKQYGIDGLRKGLILAIPLGVLTLTSVAAGIIIRRRRRRMKWMLIGGLCSMAASLVACGSLAQRAWPLVCLLSLSALGTGCVLPSLNMLITSAVDSALRGVVTSFYGSVRFLGVAAGPPAITYLMTLPRVWMFAAVAALCVVCAVLAVWFIRSEETSPGGGRTSPGSVHGEGGASLRLRRRTKA